A section of the Pimelobacter simplex genome encodes:
- a CDS encoding ABC transporter permease has translation MTATTVDAVPDVAPTATRSRPVPAPTPFRRVLRVELRKMFDTRSGFWLMASIVITSVIATALTVILGNRDTLDFEDFAAAIGSPMSIVLPIIGVLAVTSEWSQRTALTTFTLVPHRSRVLSAKVLNTLAIGLVSMVIALGVGALGNLLTAMITGNDAVWNISAGTFAQIVLANELGMLLGFALGLLFRNSPAAIVGYFVVILVLPTLSGALASAQDWWADNAGWFDLNQTRFLLFDGGLSGQEWAQLGLTSVLWIALPLLLGLRLVLRSEVK, from the coding sequence ATGACCGCCACCACCGTGGACGCCGTCCCCGACGTCGCCCCCACCGCCACCCGGAGCCGTCCGGTGCCCGCCCCCACCCCGTTCCGCCGGGTGCTCCGGGTCGAGCTGCGCAAGATGTTCGACACCCGCTCGGGCTTCTGGCTGATGGCCAGCATCGTCATCACCTCGGTCATCGCCACCGCCCTCACGGTCATCCTCGGCAACCGCGACACCCTCGACTTCGAGGACTTCGCCGCGGCGATCGGCTCCCCCATGTCGATCGTGCTGCCGATCATCGGCGTCCTCGCGGTGACCAGCGAGTGGAGCCAGCGCACCGCGCTGACGACGTTCACGCTGGTCCCCCACCGCAGCCGGGTGCTCAGCGCGAAGGTGCTCAACACCCTGGCCATCGGCCTGGTCTCGATGGTCATCGCCCTCGGCGTCGGCGCACTCGGCAACCTGCTCACCGCGATGATCACCGGCAACGACGCGGTCTGGAACATCTCGGCCGGCACCTTCGCCCAGATCGTGCTCGCCAACGAGCTCGGGATGCTGCTCGGCTTCGCGCTGGGCCTGCTGTTCCGCAACTCCCCCGCGGCGATCGTCGGGTACTTCGTGGTCATCCTGGTGCTGCCGACGCTGTCCGGTGCGCTGGCCTCGGCCCAGGACTGGTGGGCCGACAACGCCGGCTGGTTCGACCTCAACCAGACCCGGTTCCTGCTCTTCGACGGCGGGCTGAGCGGCCAGGAGTGGGCCCAGCTGGGCCTGACCTCCGTGCTGTGGATCGCGCTCCCGCTCCTCCTCGGCCTGCGGCTGGTGCTGCGCTCCGAGGTCAAGTAG
- a CDS encoding nuclear transport factor 2 family protein, whose protein sequence is MPDDISARLARLEAVAAIEAVKHRYFRACDAKDPAAFRSCFVATGSSLDYGDLGRTDADGMAAVFAKIALERDPRDGRHVILDMHHGVHPDIEVLDADHATGSWTLRFRQVDLTQGVERVLSGEYADEYRREDGAWKIATCTFRAQWSITRPLGDDVVVHEPADQANSA, encoded by the coding sequence ATGCCCGACGACATCTCCGCCCGGCTCGCCCGTCTCGAGGCGGTCGCCGCCATCGAGGCGGTCAAGCACCGCTACTTCCGTGCCTGCGACGCCAAGGACCCCGCCGCGTTCCGCTCCTGCTTCGTCGCGACGGGCTCCTCCCTCGACTACGGCGACCTCGGCCGGACCGACGCCGACGGCATGGCCGCGGTCTTCGCGAAGATCGCCCTGGAGCGCGATCCCCGGGACGGACGCCACGTCATCCTCGACATGCACCACGGCGTGCACCCCGACATCGAGGTCCTCGATGCCGACCACGCCACGGGCTCCTGGACCCTGCGCTTCCGCCAGGTCGACCTGACCCAGGGCGTCGAGCGCGTCCTCAGCGGCGAGTACGCCGACGAGTACCGCCGCGAGGACGGTGCCTGGAAGATCGCCACCTGCACCTTCCGGGCGCAGTGGTCGATCACCCGGCCGCTCGGCGACGACGTCGTCGTGCACGAGCCGGCGGATCAGGCGAACAGCGCCTGA
- the serA gene encoding phosphoglycerate dehydrogenase, whose translation MTVRPVVLIAEELSPATVEALGPDFEIRHCNGADRAELLAAIVDVDAILVRSATKVDAEALATGQRLKVVARAGVGLDNVDVKAATQSGVMVVNAPTSNIISAAELAVALMLAAARHVSPAHAALRNGEWKRSRYTGIELFEKTVGIVGLGRIGVLVAQRLAAFGMNVIAYDPYVQAGRAAQVGVRLVDLDTLMAEADFMSVHLPKTAETIGLIDADALAKAKPSLVLVNAARGGIVDEAALYDALKTGRIAAAGLDVFAKEPCTDSPLFELENVVATPHLGASTDEAQEKAGIAVAKSVRLALSGELVPDAVNVQGGVIAEDVRPGIPLTEKLGQVFTAVAGEVAQQLDVEVRGEIADHDVKVLELAALKGVFGSVVEDQVSYVNAPLLAAERGIAVRLVTDSDSVDHRNLITLRGTLADGNQVSVSGTLVGIAQHERLVEVNGFSVDIELTEHLAFFTYVDRPGMVGTVGQILGEAQVNIAGMQVSRETKGGEALVALSVDSAIPADSLAQIAAAIEATSIRAADLV comes from the coding sequence GTGACCGTTCGACCCGTCGTCCTGATCGCCGAAGAGCTGAGCCCCGCGACCGTCGAGGCGCTCGGGCCGGACTTCGAGATCCGCCACTGCAACGGCGCGGACCGGGCCGAGCTGCTCGCGGCCATCGTCGACGTCGACGCGATCCTGGTGCGCTCCGCGACCAAGGTGGACGCCGAGGCGCTCGCGACCGGTCAGCGGCTCAAGGTCGTCGCGCGCGCGGGCGTGGGCCTCGACAACGTCGACGTCAAGGCCGCGACCCAGTCGGGCGTCATGGTCGTCAACGCGCCGACCTCCAACATCATCTCCGCCGCCGAGCTCGCCGTCGCGCTGATGCTCGCCGCCGCCCGCCACGTCTCGCCGGCCCACGCGGCCCTGCGCAACGGTGAGTGGAAGCGTTCGCGCTACACCGGCATCGAGCTGTTCGAGAAGACCGTGGGCATCGTCGGGCTCGGCCGGATCGGCGTCCTCGTCGCCCAGCGGCTCGCGGCGTTCGGCATGAACGTCATCGCCTACGACCCCTACGTCCAGGCCGGGCGCGCGGCCCAGGTCGGCGTCCGCCTCGTCGACCTCGACACCTTGATGGCCGAGGCGGACTTCATGTCCGTGCACCTGCCCAAGACCGCCGAGACGATCGGCCTCATCGACGCCGACGCGCTCGCCAAGGCCAAGCCGTCGCTGGTCCTGGTCAACGCCGCCCGGGGCGGGATCGTCGACGAGGCCGCGCTCTACGACGCCCTCAAGACCGGCCGGATCGCCGCCGCCGGCCTCGACGTCTTCGCCAAGGAGCCGTGCACCGACAGCCCGCTCTTCGAGCTCGAGAACGTCGTCGCCACGCCCCACCTCGGCGCCTCCACCGACGAGGCCCAGGAGAAGGCCGGCATCGCCGTGGCCAAGTCGGTCCGGCTCGCCCTGTCCGGTGAGCTCGTGCCCGACGCGGTCAACGTCCAGGGCGGCGTGATCGCCGAGGACGTGCGCCCCGGCATCCCGCTCACCGAGAAGCTCGGCCAGGTCTTCACCGCCGTCGCCGGCGAGGTCGCCCAGCAGCTCGACGTCGAGGTGCGCGGCGAGATCGCCGACCACGACGTCAAGGTGCTCGAGCTGGCCGCGCTCAAGGGTGTCTTCGGCAGCGTCGTCGAGGACCAGGTCTCCTACGTCAACGCCCCGCTCCTCGCCGCCGAGCGCGGGATCGCGGTCCGCCTGGTCACCGACAGCGACAGCGTCGACCACCGCAACCTGATCACGCTGCGCGGCACCCTCGCCGACGGCAACCAGGTCTCGGTCAGCGGCACGCTCGTCGGCATCGCCCAGCACGAGCGCCTGGTCGAGGTCAACGGCTTCAGCGTCGACATCGAGCTGACCGAGCACCTCGCGTTCTTCACCTACGTCGACCGCCCGGGCATGGTCGGCACCGTCGGCCAGATCCTCGGCGAGGCCCAGGTCAACATCGCCGGCATGCAGGTCTCGCGCGAGACCAAGGGCGGCGAGGCGCTCGTCGCGCTCTCGGTCGACTCCGCCATCCCGGCCGACTCGCTCGCCCAGATCGCCGCCGCCATCGAGGCGACGTCGATCCGGGCCGCCGACCTGGTCTGA
- a CDS encoding MaoC family dehydratase, producing the protein MRVFTTFEEVAEAAGTDLGASDWVTVDQRRVNQFADATGDHQWIHVDLERAKEGPFGGTIAHGYLTLSLVPWLGSQVFTLRTPGAKLNYGVNKVRFPHPLLVGKRIRLHVQMGEVVDIPSGKQLTVRHTVEIEGEDKPACVAETVVLLLP; encoded by the coding sequence ATGCGGGTTTTCACGACGTTCGAGGAGGTCGCCGAGGCGGCCGGGACCGACCTGGGAGCCAGTGACTGGGTCACCGTCGACCAGCGCCGCGTCAACCAGTTCGCCGACGCGACCGGCGACCACCAGTGGATCCACGTCGACCTGGAGCGGGCCAAGGAAGGGCCGTTCGGGGGGACGATCGCGCACGGCTACCTGACGCTGTCGCTGGTGCCGTGGCTGGGCAGCCAGGTCTTCACCCTGCGCACGCCGGGCGCCAAGCTCAACTACGGCGTCAACAAGGTCCGCTTCCCCCACCCGCTGCTGGTCGGCAAGCGCATCCGGCTGCACGTGCAGATGGGTGAGGTCGTCGACATCCCCAGCGGCAAGCAGCTGACGGTGCGGCACACGGTCGAGATCGAGGGCGAGGACAAGCCGGCCTGCGTCGCCGAGACGGTCGTGCTGCTGCTCCCCTAG
- the efeU gene encoding iron uptake transporter permease EfeU, with amino-acid sequence MLANFLIGLREGLEAALVVSILVAYLVKSGRRELLPRIWAGVALAVAISLAFGATLTFGPRGLTFEAQEAIGGGLSILAVVFVTWMIFWMSNAARGLGSELRGQIDRAADAGRWSLAFVAMLAVGREGLETALFLWAATKAGTREDIGTVTPTWEPLLGALLGLLVAVALGYLIYRGAIRLNLSVFFTWTGAFLIIVAGGVLAYGVHDLQEAGILPGLHDLAFDVSSAIPPSSWYGTLLKGIFNFSPATTKLEALVWTLYVVPVGAIFLLRTRTRTRTPRPAPQPQEH; translated from the coding sequence GTGCTCGCCAACTTCCTGATCGGACTGCGCGAAGGCCTCGAGGCCGCGCTGGTGGTCAGCATCCTCGTGGCGTACCTGGTCAAGTCCGGGCGCCGTGAGCTGCTGCCCCGGATCTGGGCGGGGGTCGCGCTGGCCGTGGCGATCTCGCTCGCGTTCGGTGCCACCTTGACGTTCGGCCCGCGTGGGCTGACGTTCGAGGCGCAGGAGGCGATCGGGGGCGGCCTCTCGATCCTGGCCGTGGTCTTCGTGACGTGGATGATCTTCTGGATGTCCAACGCCGCGCGCGGGCTCGGGTCCGAGCTGCGCGGTCAGATCGACCGGGCGGCGGACGCCGGGCGCTGGTCGCTGGCCTTCGTGGCGATGCTCGCGGTGGGCCGTGAGGGTCTGGAGACGGCGCTCTTCCTGTGGGCGGCGACCAAGGCGGGCACGCGCGAGGACATCGGGACCGTCACGCCGACCTGGGAGCCGCTGCTCGGGGCCCTGCTCGGTCTGCTCGTCGCGGTGGCCCTCGGCTACCTGATCTACCGGGGCGCGATCCGCCTCAACCTCAGCGTCTTCTTCACCTGGACAGGCGCGTTCCTCATCATCGTGGCCGGCGGCGTCCTCGCCTACGGCGTCCACGACCTGCAGGAGGCCGGCATCCTGCCGGGCCTGCACGACCTCGCCTTCGACGTCTCGTCGGCGATCCCGCCGTCCTCCTGGTACGGCACCCTGCTCAAGGGCATCTTCAACTTCTCGCCGGCCACGACCAAGCTCGAGGCCCTCGTCTGGACGCTGTACGTCGTCCCGGTCGGCGCGATCTTCCTCCTCCGCACCCGCACCCGGACCCGGACGCCTCGTCCGGCCCCTCAGCCTCAGGAGCACTGA
- a CDS encoding ABC transporter ATP-binding protein, which translates to MITVESLSKSYGSFTAVDDVSFTARPGRVTGFLGPNGAGKSTTMRVMVGLTGPGSGEVRVLGRRFAELPDPGREVGVLLDASAQHAGRTGREILTIAALTMGLPRTRVDEMLERVSLTPDEASRRVRNYSLGMRQRLGIGTALMGDPEVLILDEPANGLDPAGIRWMRDLLRDFADQGGTVLLSSHLLHEIEVIADDLVVIGNGRIVAQGTKEELLAGAGTLVRAADGGSLAAALTAAGIAARPTSGGAVLAEADLTRVGQAAFAAGIAVTELRAADGAGLEEMFLALTAESQRDVVSHTTNPEGAAA; encoded by the coding sequence ATGATCACCGTCGAGTCCCTCTCCAAGTCCTACGGCAGCTTCACCGCCGTCGACGACGTGTCGTTCACCGCACGGCCCGGCCGGGTCACCGGCTTCCTCGGGCCCAACGGGGCCGGCAAGTCCACCACCATGCGGGTCATGGTCGGCCTGACCGGTCCGGGCAGCGGCGAGGTCCGCGTGCTCGGCCGCCGGTTCGCCGAGCTGCCCGACCCCGGCCGCGAGGTCGGCGTCCTCCTCGACGCCTCCGCCCAGCACGCGGGGCGCACCGGCCGGGAGATCCTGACCATCGCCGCGCTGACCATGGGCCTGCCCCGGACCCGGGTCGACGAGATGCTCGAGCGGGTCAGCCTCACGCCGGACGAGGCCAGCCGCCGGGTGCGCAACTACTCCCTCGGCATGCGCCAGCGGCTCGGCATCGGCACCGCGCTGATGGGCGACCCGGAGGTGCTCATCCTCGACGAGCCCGCCAACGGACTCGACCCGGCGGGCATCCGCTGGATGCGGGACCTGCTGCGCGACTTCGCCGACCAGGGCGGCACCGTGCTGCTCTCCTCGCACCTGCTCCACGAGATCGAGGTCATCGCCGACGACCTGGTCGTCATCGGCAACGGCCGGATCGTCGCCCAGGGCACCAAGGAGGAGCTGCTGGCCGGTGCCGGCACGCTCGTCCGCGCTGCGGACGGCGGCAGCCTGGCCGCCGCGCTCACCGCCGCCGGCATCGCCGCGCGGCCCACCTCCGGCGGCGCCGTGCTCGCCGAGGCCGACCTGACCCGCGTGGGCCAGGCCGCGTTCGCCGCCGGCATCGCCGTCACCGAGCTGCGCGCCGCCGACGGCGCCGGCCTGGAGGAGATGTTCCTGGCGCTCACCGCCGAGAGCCAGCGCGACGTCGTCAGCCACACCACGAACCCCGAAGGAGCAGCGGCATGA
- the efeB gene encoding iron uptake transporter deferrochelatase/peroxidase subunit encodes MAAAGAVGAFAVGRATAPDGTTAAAAGSTTYPFRGARQAGIVTPAQDRLHFVALDVTTDDRDELVRLLQAWTEAAERMTQGGSAGPVGPVEGAADAPPDDTGEAIGLPPSGLTITFGFGPSLFGDADGKDRFGIADRRPAALEPLPLFSADVIDPARSGGDLCIQACADDPQVAVHAIRNLVRMGFGTTAVRWSQLGFGRTSTTSTSQSTPRNLFGFKDGTANIKAEEGSALDEHVWVAGEDDPAAAWLSGGSYLVARRINMNIEIWDRQSLDAQERFVGRTKGSGAPLSGGKEFTEPDFGIKGSAGPLIPVDAHVRVVHPDQFDGVRMLRRGYNFVDGSNDVGGLDAGLFFIAYVRDPRTHFIPLQRAMAKSDALMEYLRFTSSALFAVPPGVGKGEYVGQALFA; translated from the coding sequence GTGGCCGCCGCCGGGGCCGTCGGCGCGTTCGCGGTGGGGCGTGCCACCGCCCCCGACGGTACGACGGCCGCGGCGGCCGGCTCGACGACGTACCCCTTCCGGGGGGCGCGGCAGGCCGGCATCGTGACGCCCGCGCAGGACCGGCTCCACTTCGTCGCGCTCGACGTCACCACCGACGACCGCGACGAGCTGGTCCGCCTGCTCCAGGCGTGGACCGAGGCCGCCGAGCGGATGACCCAGGGTGGCTCGGCCGGCCCGGTCGGCCCGGTCGAGGGCGCGGCCGACGCGCCGCCGGACGACACCGGCGAGGCGATCGGGCTGCCGCCCAGCGGCCTGACCATCACCTTCGGCTTCGGCCCGTCGCTGTTCGGCGACGCCGACGGCAAGGACCGCTTCGGCATCGCGGATCGCCGTCCGGCCGCGCTGGAGCCGCTGCCGCTGTTCTCCGCCGACGTGATCGACCCCGCCCGCAGCGGCGGCGACCTGTGTATCCAGGCCTGTGCGGACGACCCGCAGGTCGCCGTGCACGCGATCCGCAACCTGGTCCGGATGGGCTTCGGCACCACCGCCGTGCGCTGGTCCCAGCTCGGCTTCGGCCGCACCTCGACCACCTCGACGAGCCAGTCCACCCCGCGCAACCTGTTCGGCTTCAAGGACGGCACCGCCAACATCAAGGCCGAGGAGGGCAGCGCCCTCGATGAGCACGTCTGGGTCGCCGGCGAGGACGACCCCGCCGCGGCCTGGCTGAGCGGCGGCTCGTACCTCGTCGCCCGCCGGATCAACATGAACATCGAGATCTGGGACCGCCAGTCGCTCGACGCCCAGGAGCGGTTCGTCGGGCGCACCAAGGGCAGCGGCGCGCCGCTCTCGGGCGGCAAGGAGTTCACCGAGCCCGACTTCGGCATCAAGGGCAGCGCCGGCCCGCTCATCCCGGTCGACGCGCACGTGCGCGTCGTGCACCCCGACCAGTTCGACGGCGTCCGGATGCTGCGCCGCGGCTACAACTTCGTCGACGGCAGCAATGACGTCGGCGGTCTCGACGCCGGGCTGTTCTTCATCGCCTACGTCCGCGACCCGCGCACGCACTTCATCCCGCTGCAGCGGGCGATGGCGAAGTCGGACGCGCTGATGGAGTACCTGCGGTTCACCAGCTCGGCACTGTTCGCCGTGCCGCCGGGCGTCGGCAAGGGCGAGTACGTCGGTCAGGCGCTGTTCGCCTGA
- a CDS encoding DsbA family oxidoreductase, which produces MRIEIWADVVCPWCYIGKRRLENALADFEHRDDVELVYRSYELDPFAPEVGTESTVTVLGRKFGADEAGTREMMARADEVAAAEGLHFSHADALHARTLTAHRLLHLAKSVGRQEALLEEFLAAYFTRGESLGDHDVLRRAAAAAGLDATRVDEVLGSTEYRDDVMADVAQAQAYGSSGVPFFVVDGRYGISGAQPTELFAQALQQAWETRESA; this is translated from the coding sequence GTGCGTATCGAGATCTGGGCCGACGTCGTGTGTCCGTGGTGCTACATCGGCAAGCGCCGCTTGGAGAACGCCCTGGCGGACTTCGAGCACCGCGACGACGTCGAGCTCGTCTACCGCTCCTACGAACTGGACCCCTTCGCCCCCGAGGTCGGCACCGAGTCCACCGTGACCGTGCTCGGCCGCAAGTTCGGCGCCGACGAGGCCGGCACCCGCGAGATGATGGCGCGCGCCGACGAGGTCGCCGCCGCAGAGGGCCTCCACTTCTCCCACGCCGACGCGCTCCACGCGCGCACCCTGACCGCGCACCGCCTGCTGCACCTCGCGAAGTCGGTGGGGCGGCAGGAGGCGCTGCTCGAGGAGTTCCTCGCGGCGTACTTCACGCGGGGGGAGTCGCTCGGCGACCACGACGTGCTGCGCCGTGCGGCCGCGGCGGCCGGCCTCGACGCGACGCGCGTGGACGAGGTGCTGGGCAGCACGGAGTACCGCGACGACGTCATGGCCGACGTCGCCCAGGCCCAGGCGTACGGCTCGTCCGGCGTACCGTTCTTCGTGGTCGACGGCCGCTACGGGATCTCCGGCGCACAGCCGACCGAGCTGTTCGCCCAGGCGCTGCAGCAGGCGTGGGAGACCCGCGAGAGCGCCTGA
- the efeO gene encoding iron uptake system protein EfeO — translation MRKTLLASVAALAVVPALAACTENASDKDGAKGGNERALTVTSSADGCEVSAGKAPAGTLTFDVTNTGSDVTEFYLLGSDGLRIVGEVENIGPSLTKKLTVNAPAGEYFTACKPGMVGEGIRAAFTVDPSDDEQKASASDQELIDQAQANYRAYVQDQSGQLLEKTQQFVDLYEAGKDDEARALYPVAREHWERIETVAESFGDLDPLTDAREADVDFAAGEKWTGWHRIEKDLWPPAKGYQKLAPAERKTYGDDLLKNVTELNRRIQATGADALTYPIDAIANGSIGLLEEVAKGKITGEEEAWSHTDLWDFQANIDGARVAYEGVQPLLESKDAPLATELTTKFAALQKLLDQHKSGDGFVLYTELTKPQVRELSDAVNALSEPLSRLTAAVTS, via the coding sequence ATGCGCAAGACCCTGCTCGCCTCGGTCGCGGCCCTCGCCGTCGTCCCGGCGCTCGCCGCCTGCACCGAGAACGCCTCGGACAAGGACGGCGCCAAGGGGGGCAATGAGCGTGCCCTCACCGTCACCTCCAGCGCCGACGGGTGCGAGGTCTCGGCCGGCAAGGCGCCGGCGGGGACGCTGACCTTCGACGTGACCAACACCGGCTCCGACGTCACCGAGTTCTACCTGCTGGGCAGCGACGGGCTGCGGATCGTGGGTGAGGTCGAGAACATCGGGCCGAGCCTGACCAAGAAGCTCACCGTCAACGCGCCGGCCGGTGAGTACTTCACCGCCTGCAAGCCGGGCATGGTGGGCGAGGGCATCCGGGCGGCGTTCACCGTCGACCCCTCCGACGACGAGCAGAAGGCGAGCGCGTCGGACCAGGAGCTCATCGACCAGGCCCAGGCCAACTACCGCGCCTACGTGCAGGACCAGTCCGGCCAGCTGCTGGAGAAGACCCAGCAGTTCGTCGACCTCTACGAGGCCGGCAAGGACGACGAGGCCCGCGCGCTCTACCCGGTCGCGCGCGAGCACTGGGAGCGCATCGAGACCGTCGCCGAGTCGTTCGGCGACCTGGACCCGCTGACCGACGCCCGCGAGGCGGACGTCGACTTCGCCGCCGGTGAGAAGTGGACCGGCTGGCACCGGATCGAGAAGGACCTGTGGCCGCCGGCCAAGGGCTACCAGAAGCTGGCGCCCGCCGAGCGCAAGACCTACGGCGACGACCTGCTCAAGAACGTCACCGAGCTCAACCGCCGCATCCAGGCCACCGGTGCCGACGCGCTGACCTACCCGATCGACGCGATCGCCAACGGCTCCATCGGCCTGCTCGAAGAGGTGGCCAAGGGCAAGATCACCGGCGAGGAGGAGGCCTGGTCGCACACCGACCTGTGGGACTTCCAGGCCAACATCGACGGGGCCCGGGTCGCCTACGAGGGCGTGCAGCCGCTCCTGGAGAGCAAGGACGCCCCGCTCGCCACCGAGCTGACCACCAAGTTCGCCGCACTCCAGAAGCTCCTCGACCAGCACAAGTCGGGCGACGGCTTCGTGCTCTACACCGAGCTCACCAAGCCCCAGGTCCGCGAGCTGTCGGACGCCGTGAACGCCCTGTCCGAGCCGCTGTCGCGGCTGACCGCGGCGGTGACTTCCTGA